A section of the Leptospira noumeaensis genome encodes:
- a CDS encoding KH domain-containing protein: MESLVRYIVTSLVDQPEQVAVNQVPGEEETVIELRVAAKDLGKVIGKNGRIAKSLRTVLQAAGTKQGKNYTLEIVD; the protein is encoded by the coding sequence ATGGAATCCTTAGTTCGTTATATCGTTACATCTCTCGTTGACCAACCAGAACAAGTGGCTGTCAACCAAGTCCCCGGAGAGGAAGAAACAGTGATCGAACTTCGGGTAGCAGCCAAAGACCTAGGTAAGGTGATCGGAAAAAACGGAAGGATTGCAAAATCTTTGCGTACTGTTTTACAAGCAGCCGGAACCAAACAAGGCAAAAACTATACTTTAGAAATTGTCGACTAA
- the priA gene encoding replication restart helicase PriA yields the protein MIQFAEVALNLSWESKTLTYEIPQSMENLTRGVRVLVSLNGKEWEGVVIEIHSNEPNYETLSILKQIDLDPVLTEEQLDLAEWMAENYLSSLGEALFLMVPKGKKRKQEKQSPVHIQSDLLHPLNSSQKKALDEIRTGQNSNTYLLYGVTGSGKTEVYLHLMAEVLRKPKGSVIFLVPEISLTYPTITRIERIFPGQVAVLHSHLRTSEKFQNYLDLKEGKKRICIGTRSAVFAPLSDIELIILDEEHDGSYKEHGAPRYHARQVALQRILKTNGKLLLGSATPSLEIFYLAKAGQIGYSELKERANPHASLPTVEITEKKEDNELLSGDLQFKVADRLKKEEQTIILLNRRGYNPFIYSTTTKEFVHCPKCTATLCYHSDKTVRCHLCGYKSTFSNLKQIHGDELDLFGAGTQKLEEYLLSHFPKARIERLDQDSSKNKEVTRDVLEKLGEGNLDILTGTQMIAKGLDYANVTLVGILNANHGLGVPDFRSSERTYSLISQVAGRAGRGEKKGEVLIQSNDPEHPVLKMAMEQNYPAFFDWELTFRRDLFYPPFSRLARLVFRSKYEEIANKQSVVYSELLKENMDASVTLLGPSQCPFYKIDNNFRYHILLKSKSITGLRNLLRETKSKFKVDSKCYIEYDLDPLELV from the coding sequence ATGATTCAATTTGCGGAAGTGGCCCTCAATCTATCTTGGGAAAGTAAAACTCTCACGTATGAAATTCCGCAATCAATGGAAAATTTGACTAGAGGAGTTCGAGTTCTTGTTTCACTGAATGGAAAGGAATGGGAAGGGGTTGTCATTGAAATTCATTCGAATGAACCAAATTATGAAACTCTTTCCATTCTAAAACAAATTGATTTGGATCCAGTCCTTACCGAAGAGCAGTTGGATTTGGCAGAGTGGATGGCTGAAAACTATTTGTCTTCTCTCGGGGAAGCTTTGTTTCTTATGGTTCCGAAAGGAAAAAAAAGAAAACAAGAAAAACAAAGCCCAGTCCATATCCAATCAGATTTATTACATCCCTTAAATAGTTCACAAAAAAAAGCCTTGGATGAAATAAGGACAGGTCAAAATTCCAACACATATTTGTTATACGGTGTTACCGGAAGTGGAAAAACGGAAGTGTATCTGCATCTCATGGCAGAGGTTTTACGAAAACCCAAAGGATCTGTGATTTTTCTTGTTCCAGAAATTTCTCTCACTTACCCCACCATCACAAGGATTGAAAGGATTTTTCCAGGGCAAGTGGCTGTATTACACTCCCATCTCCGAACTTCAGAAAAATTCCAAAACTATTTGGATTTAAAGGAAGGAAAAAAACGAATTTGTATCGGAACCCGTTCTGCTGTGTTTGCTCCTTTGTCCGATATCGAATTGATCATTTTAGATGAGGAACATGACGGGTCTTACAAAGAACATGGTGCCCCTCGTTACCATGCCCGCCAAGTGGCATTACAAAGAATTCTAAAAACAAACGGTAAATTGTTATTAGGTTCTGCCACACCGAGCCTTGAGATTTTTTACTTAGCAAAAGCAGGCCAAATTGGTTATTCGGAACTAAAAGAAAGGGCCAATCCTCACGCCTCACTTCCCACTGTAGAAATTACAGAGAAAAAAGAAGATAACGAACTTCTTTCTGGTGATTTACAGTTTAAAGTGGCAGACCGTTTGAAAAAGGAAGAACAAACCATCATCCTTCTGAATCGGAGAGGGTATAATCCTTTTATTTATTCTACGACCACAAAAGAATTCGTTCATTGCCCAAAATGTACAGCTACACTTTGTTATCATTCTGACAAAACCGTTCGTTGTCACCTTTGTGGATATAAGTCGACTTTTAGTAACCTAAAACAAATTCATGGAGATGAGTTGGACTTGTTTGGGGCAGGGACTCAAAAATTAGAAGAGTATTTGTTATCCCATTTCCCAAAAGCAAGGATCGAACGATTAGACCAGGACAGTTCCAAAAATAAAGAAGTGACTCGCGACGTTCTCGAAAAGTTAGGCGAAGGAAATTTAGACATCCTGACAGGTACACAAATGATAGCGAAGGGTCTTGATTATGCGAATGTGACTCTTGTAGGAATTTTAAATGCCAATCATGGACTAGGGGTTCCTGACTTTCGTAGTAGCGAAAGAACGTATTCTCTCATTTCACAAGTAGCAGGAAGGGCGGGTCGGGGTGAAAAAAAAGGCGAAGTCCTCATCCAATCCAATGATCCAGAACATCCTGTACTCAAAATGGCGATGGAACAAAACTACCCTGCTTTTTTTGACTGGGAGTTAACATTTCGTAGAGATCTGTTTTATCCACCTTTTTCTCGTTTGGCGAGACTTGTGTTTCGGTCTAAATATGAAGAAATTGCTAACAAACAATCTGTTGTATATTCAGAACTTTTAAAAGAAAATATGGATGCATCTGTTACCCTTCTTGGGCCAAGCCAATGTCCTTTTTATAAAATTGATAATAACTTCAGATATCATATTTTGTTAAAATCCAAATCCATAACTGGTTTACGTAATCTTTTACGGGAAACAAAATCTAAATTTAAAGTCGATTCCAAATGTTATATTGAATATGATTTGGATCCTCTGGAACTTGTTTAA
- a CDS encoding PASTA domain-containing protein — MKEKFLKILPYSGYVLFVGLGLLVFFVAAFLVVVVRTKEEQKVMMPYVIGKNYIEVHNELQRLQLKVRLETQRIPEKTDGIILAQSIDPGKEVEAGSKLYLTVNIGFDRVTIPDVKGQDLKRAKAILEKVLSGEVYVPLQIGGITYVPAVGDEPADTIIDQIPAPGKETHSGEKIYLLVTEPNTEKKSTQSLNEPLDSTKFVGTPVPFVVDFLQRKKIPYLLKEATKPEFREDHGLVSSFELKQTGAEVGAFFLKPSETFVQDYEFLEYEVDDDDLYSAKLEFTKPGEDTQIEKEIFTNQKLKEDEPVRFLIHRAGNVKVTLFGKETGVAKVWKLKGTY, encoded by the coding sequence GTGAAAGAAAAGTTTCTAAAAATCCTACCTTACAGTGGTTATGTTCTATTTGTTGGATTGGGGCTTCTTGTATTTTTTGTTGCAGCCTTTCTTGTGGTCGTTGTTCGAACCAAAGAAGAACAAAAGGTAATGATGCCATATGTGATTGGTAAAAACTACATTGAGGTTCATAACGAATTACAAAGACTCCAACTCAAAGTCCGTTTAGAAACCCAAAGAATCCCTGAAAAAACCGACGGGATCATTCTGGCTCAATCCATTGATCCTGGTAAAGAAGTCGAAGCGGGTTCCAAACTTTATCTCACGGTAAACATTGGATTTGATCGGGTGACCATTCCTGATGTCAAAGGACAAGACTTAAAACGTGCCAAAGCCATTTTAGAAAAAGTATTATCCGGTGAAGTATATGTTCCTTTACAAATTGGTGGGATCACTTATGTTCCTGCTGTTGGTGATGAACCTGCTGACACAATCATTGACCAAATTCCGGCTCCAGGAAAGGAAACACATTCCGGCGAAAAAATTTACTTACTCGTTACAGAACCAAATACAGAAAAAAAATCCACCCAATCCTTAAATGAACCTTTGGATTCAACAAAGTTTGTAGGAACACCCGTTCCTTTTGTTGTCGATTTTTTACAAAGAAAAAAAATCCCTTATCTTCTAAAAGAAGCCACCAAACCAGAGTTTCGTGAAGATCATGGTTTAGTTTCTTCTTTCGAGTTAAAACAAACTGGTGCAGAAGTTGGTGCCTTCTTTTTAAAACCTTCTGAAACTTTTGTTCAAGATTATGAATTTTTGGAATATGAAGTGGATGATGATGATCTGTACTCAGCAAAACTCGAGTTTACAAAACCTGGGGAAGATACACAAATCGAAAAAGAAATATTTACCAACCAAAAACTTAAAGAAGATGAACCAGTTCGATTTCTCATTCATAGAGCTGGAAATGTAAAGGTGACTCTTTTCGGTAAAGAAACCGGTGTCGCCAAGGTTTGGAAATTAAAGGGAACTTATTAA
- a CDS encoding ribonuclease HII, translated as MGCVSFDLKTLEKIKSGEILKGLRDSKKIPEPKRIELRTEILKYVSYFRVTFVSAKFIDRYNINQAIFYGMNRCLPTNLQPFEPNITENEKLYLSTSAYDEETNRNKDKLLNGKPYLLADGNYKLKITKPIEGYFSLPKGDDLIPSISAASILAKTYRDEYMEKMDQKYPGYGFAKHKGYGTEEHRDALLKLGISPIHRLSFCKFLRREGSEPSLF; from the coding sequence GTGGGTTGTGTTTCCTTTGACCTCAAAACATTAGAAAAAATAAAAAGTGGCGAAATCTTAAAAGGTCTTCGAGACTCCAAAAAAATTCCTGAACCCAAACGAATCGAACTCCGTACAGAAATTCTAAAGTATGTTTCTTATTTTCGTGTGACCTTTGTGAGTGCAAAGTTTATCGATCGTTATAATATCAACCAAGCCATCTTTTATGGGATGAACCGGTGTTTGCCAACAAACCTACAACCATTTGAACCAAACATAACAGAGAATGAAAAATTGTATTTGTCAACTTCTGCTTACGATGAAGAGACAAATCGCAATAAAGACAAATTGTTAAACGGTAAGCCCTATCTTTTGGCAGATGGAAATTATAAACTAAAGATCACAAAACCCATAGAAGGTTATTTTTCTCTTCCCAAGGGGGATGATTTGATTCCTTCGATTTCTGCGGCATCGATCCTTGCCAAAACCTACAGAGATGAGTATATGGAAAAGATGGATCAAAAGTATCCGGGTTATGGGTTTGCCAAACATAAGGGTTACGGAACCGAAGAACATAGAGATGCCCTTTTGAAACTTGGAATTTCTCCCATACACAGGTTGAGTTTTTGTAAATTTCTCCGAAGAGAGGGAAGTGAGCCCTCTCTTTTCTAA
- a CDS encoding sigma-54-dependent transcriptional regulator — protein sequence MQKLIYILDDEKEIRKSLRVILEDEDYLVEDFANGKALLKALAKERPSLVLLDVWVGKEDGLSILDECKKLYSGLPIVMISGHGTIELAVNATKKGAIDFLEKPLSIEKVIQTIELALEKTKDHEIPEFQLEVDEILGESLSIKRVKFAIFQAAQTNARVFIFGENGTGKELTARAIHQNSKRKSEPYIEFNCAAIPEETLEQELFGMEIHGNQTKNEIKIGKWEAAGNGTLFLDEVCDLPLSIQSKVLKVILEQKLERVGGHDSVPVDVRIIAATNSNVEEAIREGRFREDLYYALSVIPLELPPLRERNLDIPLLAEFYLKKSISENKLSPKTIDREGLDALTTHFWPGNVRELGNILERLSILVPGDTIRAKDVKEALHGFKKANEMVARGDLKHAKEEFERQYIIKTLQICEGNVTRTSKALGIERTHLYRKLRSLNISVEQLNEG from the coding sequence ATGCAAAAACTCATTTATATTTTGGATGATGAAAAAGAAATTCGAAAATCTTTACGAGTGATTTTGGAAGATGAAGACTATTTGGTTGAAGATTTTGCGAATGGGAAAGCACTCTTAAAAGCATTAGCCAAGGAAAGACCTTCTCTTGTTTTACTCGATGTTTGGGTCGGAAAGGAAGACGGCTTGAGTATTTTAGATGAATGTAAAAAATTGTATTCTGGTTTGCCGATTGTGATGATTTCGGGACATGGAACCATTGAACTAGCAGTGAATGCTACCAAAAAAGGCGCGATTGATTTTTTAGAAAAACCACTTTCGATTGAAAAGGTCATTCAAACCATTGAACTTGCATTGGAAAAAACCAAAGATCATGAAATTCCAGAATTCCAACTCGAAGTAGATGAAATTTTAGGAGAGTCTTTATCCATCAAACGGGTTAAGTTTGCGATTTTCCAAGCCGCACAAACCAACGCTCGTGTTTTTATCTTCGGTGAAAATGGAACGGGAAAGGAACTAACGGCAAGGGCCATCCACCAAAATTCCAAAAGAAAATCAGAACCTTATATCGAATTCAATTGTGCAGCCATTCCCGAAGAGACCTTAGAACAAGAGTTATTTGGAATGGAAATCCATGGAAACCAAACCAAAAACGAAATCAAAATTGGAAAATGGGAAGCTGCCGGGAATGGAACTTTGTTTTTGGATGAGGTTTGTGATTTGCCTCTTTCCATCCAATCCAAAGTTTTAAAGGTGATTTTAGAACAAAAATTAGAACGTGTGGGCGGACACGATTCGGTTCCAGTGGATGTTCGAATCATTGCGGCCACAAACTCCAATGTGGAAGAGGCCATTCGAGAAGGAAGATTTCGCGAAGATTTATATTATGCTCTCAGTGTGATTCCACTCGAGTTACCGCCATTACGCGAAAGGAATTTAGACATCCCTTTACTTGCAGAATTTTATTTAAAAAAATCCATTTCGGAAAATAAACTTTCACCCAAAACCATTGATAGAGAAGGACTAGATGCCCTTACCACACATTTTTGGCCAGGAAATGTCAGAGAACTTGGAAATATTTTAGAGCGATTGAGTATTCTTGTTCCAGGAGATACCATCCGCGCCAAAGATGTAAAGGAAGCCTTACACGGATTTAAAAAAGCCAATGAAATGGTGGCTCGTGGAGATTTGAAACATGCCAAGGAAGAGTTCGAAAGGCAATACATCATCAAAACCTTACAAATTTGCGAAGGGAATGTGACAAGAACATCTAAAGCATTAGGAATTGAAAGAACTCACTTGTATCGGAAATTACGTTCCTTAAATATTTCTGTGGAACAGTTGAACGAAGGTTAG
- the trmD gene encoding tRNA (guanosine(37)-N1)-methyltransferase TrmD — protein sequence MKFNFITLFPEKITSYFDSGIPGKAVKQGVVEINTVHLRDFADNKHQKVDDTIYGGGPGMLLQVGPIYRALESLGENKGKVILLSPSGELFNQTLAREIYESSETLTFISGYYEGVDHRVTEHLIDREVAIGNYVISSGDLAALVVADCLSRFVPGFLGKEESLLEESHNETEELEYPQYTKPYDFMGWTVPDVLLGGHHEEIRKWRQKNRKTRNHS from the coding sequence TTGAAGTTTAATTTCATCACCCTTTTCCCAGAAAAAATTACCTCCTATTTTGATAGCGGAATTCCGGGCAAAGCGGTGAAACAAGGGGTGGTCGAAATCAATACCGTCCATCTCCGTGACTTCGCTGACAACAAACACCAAAAGGTGGATGATACCATTTATGGGGGTGGACCGGGGATGCTTTTACAGGTGGGTCCGATTTACCGGGCCTTAGAATCCCTCGGCGAAAATAAAGGGAAGGTCATCTTACTTAGCCCCTCGGGGGAACTTTTCAACCAAACTCTGGCACGGGAGATTTACGAGTCCTCAGAGACTCTGACCTTTATTTCTGGCTATTACGAAGGGGTCGACCATCGTGTCACGGAGCATTTAATTGACAGGGAAGTGGCCATTGGAAACTATGTTATTTCATCGGGGGATTTAGCTGCTCTCGTTGTTGCTGATTGCCTTTCTCGGTTTGTTCCGGGATTTTTAGGAAAAGAAGAAAGCCTTCTAGAAGAGTCGCACAACGAAACGGAAGAATTAGAATACCCCCAGTATACAAAACCCTATGATTTTATGGGTTGGACAGTTCCTGATGTGCTCCTCGGTGGACATCATGAAGAGATCCGGAAATGGCGGCAAAAAAACCGCAAAACAAGAAATCATTCTTAG
- the rpe gene encoding ribulose-phosphate 3-epimerase has protein sequence MKISASILAAKLTGLSEELPTYKQENIDLIHIDVMDGNFVPQISFGEAFTKEVKSHTQIPLDVHLMVSNPELHVPKYFDLNPYCITFHIETTNFSVRLAEEIRKAGIKVGVSLNPQTPPESISQILPYLDLVLLMTVDPGFYGQSFVKSGFEKIAAVRKLTKPYNIELEVDGGVNESNMEELAKLGVDITVVGSGLYKTGDPNAQGKKLKELAASARTRS, from the coding sequence ATGAAAATTTCTGCATCAATCCTTGCTGCAAAACTGACGGGACTCTCAGAGGAACTTCCCACTTACAAACAGGAAAATATCGACCTCATTCACATTGATGTGATGGATGGAAACTTTGTCCCTCAAATTTCTTTTGGAGAAGCCTTTACCAAAGAAGTAAAGTCCCATACACAAATACCGCTCGATGTTCATTTGATGGTGAGTAACCCGGAACTTCATGTTCCCAAATACTTTGACCTCAATCCTTATTGTATCACTTTCCATATTGAAACTACGAATTTCTCGGTAAGACTTGCAGAAGAGATTCGAAAAGCTGGAATCAAAGTGGGTGTGTCTCTCAATCCCCAAACACCTCCAGAATCCATTTCGCAAATCCTTCCTTATTTGGATCTTGTCTTACTCATGACTGTCGATCCTGGATTTTATGGACAGTCCTTTGTGAAATCAGGATTTGAAAAGATCGCAGCAGTTCGTAAACTCACGAAACCCTACAATATCGAACTCGAAGTGGATGGGGGTGTGAACGAATCCAATATGGAAGAACTCGCAAAACTCGGTGTGGACATTACAGTTGTGGGTTCTGGGCTCTATAAAACGGGAGATCCGAACGCACAGGGCAAAAAATTAAAAGAACTCGCTGCAAGTGCTAGAACTCGCTCTTGA
- the rpsP gene encoding 30S ribosomal protein S16 has protein sequence MVKLRLQRTGTKADPHYRIVAADIRAPRDGKFIEAIGHFHPSTSSVKKATFNEEKTLSWLKKGAQPTDTVLALLKKDDVWSKFKG, from the coding sequence TTGGTTAAATTAAGATTACAAAGAACGGGAACAAAAGCAGACCCGCACTATCGCATCGTAGCAGCAGACATTCGTGCTCCGCGTGACGGAAAGTTCATTGAAGCGATTGGGCATTTTCACCCATCCACTTCCTCTGTGAAAAAAGCAACTTTCAATGAAGAGAAAACTCTTTCTTGGTTAAAAAAAGGTGCTCAACCTACTGATACAGTTCTTGCTCTTTTGAAAAAAGACGACGTTTGGTCAAAATTCAAAGGTTAA
- the fmt gene encoding methionyl-tRNA formyltransferase — translation MKLSIGYFGSPEHSKELLSILLDAGIQVDFVVTNIDKPVGRKQIITPTPVKELAIAKGIPVIQSPKLRTDEEAQKQILSYASPVHIVYAYGSIVPENVFQDPKFGSINLHGSLLPKYRGASPVQSFLLSGEENSGFTIQFLAKEVDSGDIISQKSWKVETIETTASLLQSITKEGAEELIRLLRELESTGTAWTSKPQNANEATHCKKITANDRPIQWSEPAKNIHNRIRALFPDPLAVTEFRGKKLILISSFLLKADEEPVPIPPDLAPGSFFLYQKKRLFCLCGDGNLLGIDTLQPEGKKPMKGFEFFNGARVLAGESFT, via the coding sequence ATGAAACTTTCAATCGGATACTTTGGATCACCAGAACATTCCAAGGAATTACTCTCTATCTTACTGGATGCAGGAATCCAAGTGGATTTTGTTGTGACGAACATTGACAAACCTGTGGGAAGAAAACAAATCATCACACCCACACCCGTAAAGGAACTGGCAATTGCCAAAGGAATCCCCGTCATCCAGTCTCCAAAACTCCGAACCGATGAAGAGGCACAAAAACAAATTTTATCCTATGCTTCCCCCGTTCATATTGTGTATGCCTACGGATCGATTGTTCCAGAGAATGTCTTCCAAGATCCGAAATTTGGAAGCATCAATCTCCATGGAAGTTTGTTACCGAAATACCGCGGAGCTTCCCCTGTTCAAAGTTTTCTTTTGAGTGGAGAGGAAAACTCAGGATTTACGATTCAGTTTTTAGCCAAGGAAGTGGATTCGGGCGATATCATTTCCCAGAAATCTTGGAAGGTGGAAACCATAGAAACTACAGCTTCCCTTTTGCAATCGATTACAAAAGAAGGGGCTGAAGAACTCATTCGGCTTTTAAGGGAACTGGAATCTACGGGAACCGCTTGGACTTCGAAGCCGCAGAATGCCAATGAGGCCACTCACTGCAAAAAAATCACGGCAAACGACCGTCCCATCCAATGGTCGGAACCGGCAAAAAACATCCACAACCGCATTCGTGCCTTGTTCCCAGATCCTTTGGCTGTGACCGAATTTCGAGGAAAAAAACTGATCCTTATCTCTTCGTTTCTCCTCAAAGCCGATGAGGAACCCGTTCCAATTCCACCGGATCTCGCACCTGGTTCCTTTTTCCTATACCAGAAAAAAAGGCTTTTCTGCCTCTGTGGAGACGGAAACCTGCTTGGTATAGATACCTTACAACCCGAAGGGAAAAAACCCATGAAAGGATTTGAGTTTTTTAATGGGGCGCGGGTTTTAGCCGGAGAATCATTTACGTGA
- the rplS gene encoding 50S ribosomal protein L19, with product MNQILETALAGEAKNELNFEIGDTVKVHYKIVESGKERVQVYEGIVISIANKSQSKTFTVRRVSYDIGVERIFPLHSPRIAKIELVRKGSVRRAKLFYLRDKKGKAGRIKERKGGQAIVAKDKKRQDEASKAALAQAKAAEAPSA from the coding sequence ATGAATCAGATTCTAGAAACAGCACTCGCAGGCGAAGCAAAGAACGAACTTAATTTCGAAATTGGTGATACTGTAAAAGTTCACTACAAAATCGTTGAATCTGGAAAAGAACGTGTTCAGGTTTACGAAGGCATTGTGATCTCCATTGCGAACAAATCACAAAGCAAAACTTTCACGGTAAGACGAGTGTCTTATGATATTGGAGTGGAAAGAATTTTCCCACTTCATAGCCCAAGAATTGCAAAGATCGAACTCGTTCGTAAAGGATCTGTTCGTCGTGCAAAACTTTTCTATCTCCGTGATAAAAAAGGAAAAGCAGGACGTATCAAAGAAAGAAAAGGCGGACAAGCTATTGTTGCCAAAGATAAAAAGAGACAGGATGAGGCTTCTAAAGCCGCTCTTGCACAAGCAAAAGCTGCAGAAGCACCTAGCGCATAA
- the rimM gene encoding ribosome maturation factor RimM (Essential for efficient processing of 16S rRNA) produces the protein MSTKPSLVKVGVIGSSHGIKGFIKVFTEGDTLNSVKPPFTCTVEDPRGNQSTIQIEELKLNGNHYLAKLKGFETPETVIKYRGFSLLWKREDLPKPTEGEIYTEDLVGLLAISKETSQSLNYIVTQVIDNPAHPILELKPKNGEGETVLIPFLNRFVGDWNLETKTLEIIGWEQWIEV, from the coding sequence TTGTCGACTAAACCAAGTTTAGTGAAAGTGGGGGTCATTGGATCCTCACATGGAATCAAAGGGTTCATCAAAGTTTTCACTGAAGGTGATACCTTAAATTCTGTCAAACCACCGTTCACCTGCACAGTCGAAGACCCTCGTGGGAATCAGTCCACGATTCAAATCGAGGAACTCAAACTCAATGGAAATCATTACCTAGCCAAACTAAAGGGTTTTGAAACTCCGGAAACTGTCATCAAATACCGTGGATTTTCTTTGTTATGGAAAAGGGAAGATTTACCCAAACCCACAGAAGGCGAAATTTACACCGAAGATTTAGTCGGCCTTCTTGCCATTTCCAAAGAAACGAGCCAATCGCTGAATTATATTGTGACCCAAGTCATTGACAACCCTGCTCATCCCATTTTGGAACTAAAACCAAAAAACGGCGAAGGGGAAACTGTTCTCATTCCTTTCCTCAACCGGTTTGTCGGTGATTGGAACTTAGAAACTAAAACTTTAGAAATCATAGGCTGGGAGCAGTGGATTGAAGTTTAA